A single Triticum dicoccoides isolate Atlit2015 ecotype Zavitan chromosome 2A, WEW_v2.0, whole genome shotgun sequence DNA region contains:
- the LOC119352069 gene encoding hydroquinone glucosyltransferase-like — protein sequence MESLANAGAACTERLGPHVVLLASPGAGHLIPLAELARRLVDHQGFAATLVTFTDLSSPEALSGVPACVATAALPPVPLDDLPAGTSMSTVLLELIRRSLPSLRALLRSVGAPLAALVPDFFCSAALSLAAELGVPGYVFVPTNLTTIAVMRAAVELHEGVPPGEYRDLPDPLELPGGVSLRHADLPASFQSSGESVYAHLLEAGRCYRRADGFLVNTFYEMELATVEEFKLATERGAFPPVFPVGPFVRPSIISDEAAGAFACLDWLDLQPTGSVVYVSFGSGGSLTVEQTTAELAAGLEVSGHRFLWVVRMPNLDGGKDGHDRDDDNPNPLAWLPEGFLERTKDKGLAVAAWAPQVRVLSHLATAVFVSHCGWNSTLESVSAGVPMVAWPLYAEQRMNAVALVGSAGVALPLRPREADGVVARDEIAGAVKELMESAEKGRAVRRQAGDLQQAAARAWSPEGSSRRALEDVAATWKKATLGKVK from the coding sequence ATGGAGTCGTTGGCCAACGCAGGAGCAGCATGCACCGAGCGCCTGGGGCCGCACGTCGTGCTGCTCGCCAGCCCGGGAGCCGGCCACCTCATCCCGCTGGCCGAGCTGGCGCGGCGGCTCGTCGACCACCAGGGCTTCGCGGCCACGCTCGTCACCTTCACCGACCTCTCCTCCCCGGAGGCCCTCTCCGGCGTCCCCGCCTGCGTCGCCACAGCCGCGCTCCCGCCCGTGCCGCTCGACGACCTCCCCGCCGGCACTAGTATGAGTACCGTGCTTCTCGAGCTCATCCGTCGCTCCCTACCGAGCCTCCGCGCCCTCCTCCGCTCCGTCGGTGCCCCCCTCGCCGCGCTGGTGCCGGACTTCTTCTGCTCCGCGGCGCTGTCGCTCGCCGCCGAGCTCGGCGTCCCGGGCTATGTCTTCGTGCCCACCAACCTCACCACTATCGCCGTCatgcgcgccgctgtggaactccaCGAGGGCGTTCCGCCCGGCGAGTACCGCGACCTCCCCGACCCTCTGGAGCTTCCAGGGGGCGTGTCGCTGCGCCACGCCGACCTGCCGGCCTCGTTCCAGAGCAGCGGCGAGTCGGTCTACGCGCACTTACTGGAGGCGGGCCGGTGCTACCGCCGCGCGGACGGCTTCCTGGTGAACACCTTCTACGAGATGGAGCTCGCCACCGTGGAAGAGTTCAAGCTGGCAACGGAGCGAGGCGCGTTCCCGCCCGTGTTCCCAGTTGGGCCGTTCGTCCGGCCGAGCATAATCTCCGACGAAGCCGCCGGCGCGTTCGCGTGCCTAGACTGGCTCGATCTCCAGCCGACGGGATCCGTGGTGTACGTCTCCTTCGGGAGCGGCGGGTCGCTGACTGTGGAGCAGACCACGGCCGAGCTCGCCGCTGGGCTGGAAGTGAGCGGCCACCGGTTCCTCTGGGTCGTGAGGATGCCAAATCTGGACGGTGGCAAGGACGGCCATGACCGTGACGACGACAACCCAAACCCGTTGGCGTGGCTCCCGGAGGGCTTCCTGGAGAGGACCAAGGACAAGGGGCTGGCCGTGGCGGCGTGGGCGCCTCAGGTGCGCGTGCTGTCCCACCTGGCGACGGCGGTGTTCGTGTCGCACTGCGGCTGGAACTCCACTCTGGAGAGCGTGTCGGCCGGCGTGCCGATGGTGGCGTGGCCGCTGTACGCGGAGCAGCGGATGAACGCCGTGGCCCTGGTAGGGAGCGCCGGGGTGGCGCTGCCGCTGCGTCCGCGGGAGGCCGACGGCGTGGTGGCGCGCGACGAGATCGCGGGCGCGGTGAAGGAGCTGATGGAGAGTGCGGAGAAGGGGCGCGCCGTACGGCGGCAGGCCGGGGACCTGCAGCAGGCGGCGGCGCGCGCGTGGTCGCCGGAAGGGTCGTCCCGCCGGGCGCTGGAGGACGTCGCGGCCACGTGGAAGAAGGCGACGCTCGGCAAGGTGAAGTAA
- the LOC119352070 gene encoding histone-lysine N-methyltransferase SUVR4-like has protein sequence MASSKVCKERFDAAVTYLGAIGIQRETVSPVLTNLLDLYDHNWEFIEADHFRVLTDAIFDEPDPKEEQQRQANKRMNPDSDHCKKKLKIKHHSRKPTSKVRVNEKTELTEAPLQQEAGKLCPQTVCATGNTLQLSFSRVPIEEINMENDVLKDTLTDEDSSALSLQGQELPTFETPLAVMCPLVQDSSHQRAYKDVHNQCIELDYTYSGPRESGMLQIVPAMDFLSKPSVPNQAGSSCMPPSNSMIHGGICPSSATAGEQCSSSNMLVIAKPKGPAHDVNDITKGEEHVSIPIINEGGNGILPAPFHYIPRNITFQKAYVNLSLARIGDDNCCSDCFGDCLVEPLPCACAAETGGDFAYTRDGLLKEEFLNSCLSVLPKFYCKICSRERVKIVNSESPNAKVNPCKGHPIRKFIKECWNKCGCARNCGNRVVQRGISRHLQVFLTPGEKGWGLRAAEELPRGAFICEYVGEILTNNELYERNNQMVSNGKHTYPTLLDADWVTEDVLEDDHALCLDGTFYGNVARFINHRCSDANLIVIPVEIETPDHHYYHPAFFTTRQIKPFEELTWDYGLDFDDVNHPVEAFKCCCGSEFCQDKRNI, from the exons ATGGCATCTTCAAAGGTTTGCAAGGAAAGATTTGATGCTGCTGTCACATATCTGGGTGCTATTGGAATTCAGAGAGAAACTGTTTCACCAGTGTTGACGAATCTACTAGACTTGTATGATCACAACTGGGAATTTATAGAAGCTGATCACTTTCGGGTTCTAACCGATGCCATATTCGACGAGCCAGATCCCAAA GAAGAACAGCAAAGGCAAGCTAACAAGAGGATGAATCCTGATTCGGATCACTGTAAAAAGAAGCTTAAGATAAAACATCATTctcgaaaacctacatccaaggtgCGTGTCAATGAGAAGACAGAGTTGACTGAAGCTCCACTGCAGCAAGAAGCAGGCAAGCTGTGCCCTCAAACTGTTTGTGCCACTGGGAACACATTGCAGTTGTCTTTTTCGCGGGTGCCTATTGAAGAAATAAACATGGAAAACGATGTTCTCAAGGATACATTGACAGATGAAGATAGTTCAGCTTTATCACTCCAAGGTCAAGAGCTTCCTACTTTCGAGACCCCACTGGCAGTTATGTGCCCACTAGTTCAAGATTCCAGCCATCAGAGAG CATACAAGGACGTGCACAACCAGTGCATTGAATTGGACTATACATATAGTGGACCAAGAGAAAGTGGAATGCTACAAATAGTTCCTGCCATGGACTTTTTATCTAAGCCTTCAGTGCCAAACCAAGCTGGTTCCTCGTGTATGCCACCTAGCAATAGCATGATCCATGGTGGTATTTGCCCCTCTAGTGCTACTGCTGGAGAACAGTGCAGTTCCAGTAATATGCTGGTTATTGCCAAGCCCAAGGGACCAGCTCATGATGTCAATGACATAACAAAAGGTGAAGAACATGTGAGTATTCCCATAATCAATGAAGGTGGCAATGGGATTCTTCCTGCTCCCTTTCACTACATACCACGCAATATCACATTCCAGAAGGCATATGTCAATCTTTCGCTTGCTAGAATAGGAGATGACAATTGCTGCTCAGACTGCTTTGGAGATTGTCTAGTGGAACCACTTCCTTGTGCATGCGCAGCAGAAACAGGAGGCGACTTTGCTTATACAAGAGACGGCCTGCTTAAGGAAGAATTTCTCAATTCTTGTCTCTCCGTGCTTCCAAAATTCTACTGCAAAATTTGTTCAAGGGAACGAGTGAAGATCGTAAATTCTGAGTCACCAAAcgccaaggtgaatccttgtaaaggGCACCCTATAAGGAAATTTATCAAGGAATGTTGGAATAAATGTGGATGTGCCAGAAATTGTGGAAATCGTGTGGTGCAGCGGGGTATTAGTCGGCATCTACAA GTTTTCTTAACCCCTGGAGAAAAAGGATGGGGACTGCGGGCTGCTGAGGAACttcctcggggtgcatttatttGTGAGTATGTTGGTGAAATATTGACGAACAATGAGCTGTATGAGCGAAACAATCAAATGGTGTCGAACGGTAAGCATACCTACCCTACGTTGCTTGATGCTGACTGGGTCACTGAAGATGTTCTGGAGGACGACCATGCTCTCTGTCTGGATGGCACCTTTTATGGGAACGTGGCAAGGTTCATAAACCATAG GTGTTCTGATGCCAATCTTATTGTTATACCTGTTGAGATTGAGACACCCGACCACCACTACTACCAT CCGGCGTTTTTCACCACAAGGCAAATAAAGCCATTTGAAGAACTTACATGG gactatggacttgactttgatgaTGTCAACCACCCTGTCGAGGCATTCAAATGTTGTTGTGGAAGTGAGTTTTGCCAGGACAAAAGGAACATCTGA